The DNA sequence GGAGGCGGGGCCGGGGGGCCGGGAGCCGGAGCGGGAGGAGCGGGAGGACTGAGCTTCGGCGGGCGCGGGCGCGGGCGTGGGCGCGGGCGTGGGCGGGCGTGGGCGCGGGCGTGAGGCGGGCGCCGGCGCGGGCGTCAGGCAGGTGCCGGCGTCAGGAGCGCGTCGACGAAGCCCGGTGCCGCTGCCGCGGAATCTCCGGGCCCGACGAAGCCGCCGCCGAGGCGGCCGGAGCCTGCGCCAGAAACGATTCAGCCGCCTCGACGGTCGCCTGCGTCACCGGCAGCCGCTTGAACACCCACGTCCGGTACGACCAGAACCGGAAGACCGTGCCGATGCCCAGGCCCACCACGTTCTTGGCGATGTTGTCCGCCACCGTGGAAGTGAAGCCGAAGCCGTAGTGCGACAGCGCCAGGATCCCGTTCTCGATCACCAGGCCGACGCCGCTGAACAGCAGGAACAGCGTCAGCTCCCGGCTGCGGCGGCTCTTGTCGCAGTCGCGGTACGTCCAGTACCGGTTGCCGACGTAGTTCGCCGCGATGGCGAAGCAGGTGGCGATCACACCCGAGCGGACCACGGCCAGCCCCGAGTGCCGGCACATGTTGAAGATGACGGTGTTGACCACGAAGCCGACGGCGCCGATGGCGCCGAACTTGGCGATTTCGCGGACCAGCCGCTCCAGCCGGGAACGCACTGCGCGCCGATGACTCATGGTTTCGTCAGGCTCCGTGGGGAAGGCGGTCAGGGCGTGGGGCGACTCACCATGCTAGCGAGCGCTTCCGGGGTGCGGCCGGGGGCCGGGTGAATACCGGACGAACGCCCGCCGCCCCGCCCGCCACCGGCCGATGGCCGACGGACTTGGATGATCGTCCAAGCCGGGGGCCGGGCCGGTCGTGCGTACGGATACCCTGTTGGCGTGACGTTCCCGGTAGTCGGCATGGTCGGCGGCGGTCAGCTCGCCCGTATGACCCACGAGGCGGGCATCCCCCTCGGCATCAGATTCAAGCTGCTCAGTGACACTCCGCAGGACTCGGCGGCGCAGGTCGCGAACGAGGTGGTGGTGGGGGACTACCGCGACCTCGACACCCTTCGTGCGTTCGCACAAGGCTGCGATGTGATCACCTTCGATCACGAGCACGTTCCGACCGAGCACCTACGGGCCCTGGAGGCGGACGGCATCCCCGTCCGCCCGGGGCCCGACGCGTTGGTGCACGCCCAGGACAAGGGCGTGATGCGGGCGAAGCTCACGGAGATCGGCGTCCCCTGCCCGCGCCACCGCATCGTGGTCGATCCGGCCGATGTCGAGCGGTTCGCGGCCGAGGGCGAGGGCTGGCCGGTCGTCGTCAAGACCGTGCGCGGCGGTTACGACGGCAAGGGCGTGTGGGTGGTCCGCGACGCCGCCGGGGCGGAGGACGCCTTCCGCGCCGGGGTGCCCGTCCTCGCCGAGGAGAAGGTCGACTTCGTCCGCGAACTGGCCGCCAACGTCGTCCGCTCCCCGCACGGGCAGGCCGTCGCCTACCCGGTCGTCGAGTCGATCCAGGTCAACGGTGTCTGCGACACGGTCATCGCCCCCGCACCCGACCTGTCCGCCCAGCTGTCCGCCGAGGCCCAGCGGCTCGCGCTGCGGATCGCCCAGGAACTCGGCGTCGTCGGCCACCTCGCCGTCGAGCTGTTCGAGACCCGGGACGGCCGGATCCTCGTCAACGAGCTGGCGATGCGCCCGCACAACTCCGGCCACTGGACCCAGGACGGCGCGGTCACCTCGCAGTTCGCCAACCACGTCCGGGCCGTCCTCGACCTGCCGCTCGGCGACCCGCGCCCGCGCGCCCGGTGGACCGTCATGGCCAATGTTCTGGGCGGCGACTACCCGGACATGTATTCCGCGTACCTCCATTGCATGGCACGCGACCCCGGGTTGAAGATCCATATGTACGGCAAGGACGTCAAGCCCGGCCGCAAGGTCGGACACGTCACCACCTACGGCGACGACCTGGACGACGTGCGCGATCGCGCCGCCCACGCCGCCGGATACCTGCGAGGGACGATCACCGAATGAGCAGCTCCCCCGGCGCACCGGTCGTCGGCATCGTCATGGGCTCCGACTCCGACTGGCCCGTCATGGAGGCCGCCGCCGAGGCGCTCGCCGAGTTCGACGTCCCCTACGAGGTCGACGTCGTCTCCGCGCACCGCATGCCCCGCGAGATGGTCGCGTACGGAGAGCGGGCGGCCGGCCGGGGGCTGAAGGCGATCATCGCGGGCGCCGGCGGCGCGGCCCACCTGCCCGGCATGCTGGCCTCCGTCACCACCCTGCCGGTGATCGGCGTCCCGGTGCCGCTCAAGTACCTGGACGGCATGGACTCGCTCCTCTCCATCGTCCAGATGCCGGCCGGCGTCCCCGTCGCCACCGTCTCCGTCGGCGGCGCCCGCAACGCGGGCCTGCTCGCGGTGCGCATGCTCGCCGCGCACGACCCCGGCCTGAGCGCCCGGATGAGCCGCTTCCAGGAGGAGCTCAACGAGCAGGCGACGGAGAAGGGCCGCCGCCTGCGCGCCAAGGCGCAGGGCGACACCGGCTTCGGCTTCGGAAAGTAAGGGGACGGACGTGACGGAAGCGCTCGACCGCGCTCGCGAACTGCTGGCTGCCCACCCGATCGTCGACGGCCACAACGACCTCCCCTGGGCGCTGCGCGAACAGGTCTCCTACGACCTCGACCGCCGCGACATCGCCACCGACCAGAGCGCCGCCGGCCTCCACACCGACATCCCCCGGCTGCGCGCCGGCGGCGTCGGCGCCCAGTTCTGGTCCGTGTACGTCCGCAGCGACATGGCCGGCGACGACGCGGTCAGCGCCACCCTCGAACAGATCGACGTCGTCCGGCGGCTGGCCGACCGCCACCCGGCGGACCTGCGGCTCGCCTACACCGCCGACGACATGGAGGCCGCCCGCGCCGAGGGCCGCATCGCCTCCCTGATGGGTGCCGAGGGCGGCCACAGCATCAACTGCTCCCTCGCCACCCTGCGCGCCCTGTACGCGCTGGGCGTCCGCTACATGACCCTCACCCACAACGACAACATCCCGTGGGCGGACTCCGCGACCGACGAGCCGCGCGCCGGCGGCCTCACCCGCTTCGGCGAGGAGGTCGTCCGCGAGATGAACCGCCTCGGCATGCTCGTCGACCTCTCGCACGTCTCCGCCGACACCATGCGGGACGCTCTCCGCGTCACCGAGGCGCCGGTCGTCTTCTCGCACTCCTCCGCCCGCGCGGTCTGCGACCACCCGCGCAACGTGCCCGACGACGTCCTGGCCGCGCTGCCGGCCAACGGCGGTGTGGCGATGGTGACGTTCGTCCCCAAGTTCGTCCTCCCCGAGGCCGTCGCCTGGACCCTCGCGGCCGACGAGAACATGCGCGCGCACGGCTTCCACCACCTCGACACGACGCCCGAGGCCATGGCGGTCCACCAGGCGTTCGAGGCCGGCCATCCGCGCCCGGTCGCGACGGCGGCGACGGTCGCCGACCACCTGGACCACATGCGGGAGGTGGCCGGGGTCGACCACATCGGCATCGGCGGCGACTTCGACGGGACGGCCTTCACGCCGTCGGACCTGGCGGATGTGGCCGGGTACCCGAACCTGATCGCGGAGTTGCTGCGGCGGGGTTGGTCGGAGGCGGACATCGCCAAGCTGACGTGGGGGAACGCGGTGCGGGTGCTCCGGGACGCGGAGGCGGTTTCCCGCGAGGTGAGCGGGCGGCGCGGGCCTTCGATCGCGACGATCGGCGAGCTGGACGGGTGAGGAGGCCCCGGTCCCTCCCCCAGAGGGGGCACCCCCATTCACCGTTTCTTGCGGGGGCTGCGCCCCCGCACCCCCGAAACCGCGCTCCGCGCGGTTGTCCTCAAACGCCGGACGGGCTGAGTACGGCGCCCGGGTCGCACTATCCAGCCCGTTGGGGGTCCCCCCTCTGGGGGAGTTTGAGGACGAGCGGCGGAGCCGCGACAAGCGGGGTCTGGGGGCGCAGCCCCCAGGAATCGGCGAAGGGGCGGGACCGGGGCACCCCGCCCGGAGGGCTAAGCCCGCGGCCGCCCCATCGCCCGGAACGTCCACCCGGCCGCCCGCCACGCGTCAGCGTGCAGAGCGTTGCGGCCGTCCAGAATCTGCGGCGAAGCCACCACCTCCCGCAGCGCCGCGGGATCCAGCTCCCGGAACTCCGCCCACTCGGTCAGATGCAACACCACATGCGCCCCCCGGCAAGCCTCCAACGCACTCGCCGCATAACCGAGCGTCGGAAACACCCGCCGAGCGTTCTCCATCCCCTTCGGGTCGTACACGGTCACCTGACCGCCCTGCAGATGAATCTGTCCCGCGACATTGAGCGCAGGCGAATCCCGCACATCATCCGAATCCGGCTTGAAAGTGGCACCGAGAACGGCGACCCGCCGCCCGAGGAACCCGCCCCCCACCGCCTCACGAGCGAGCTCGACCATGTGCCCGCGCCGCCGCATGTTGATGGAGTCGACCTCGCGGAGGAAGGTGAGCGCCTGATCGGCGCCCAGCTCGCCCGCACGCGCCATGAAGGCGCGGATGTCCTTGGGCAGGCAGCCGCCGCCGAAGCCGATGCCGGCGCGCAGGAACTTCTTCCCGATCCGCTCGTCGTGCCCTATGGCCTCGGCCAGCTTGGCGACGTCGCCGTCGGCCGCCTCGCACACCTCGGCCATGGCGTTGATGAACGAGATCTTCGTGGCGAGGAAGGAGTTGGCGGCGGTCTTGACCAGTTCGGCGGTCGGGTAGTCGGTGACGACGAACGGCGAGCCCTCGCCGATCGGCGTCGCGTACACCTCGCGCAGCACCTTCTCCGCGCGCTCGCCCTCGACGCCGATGACGATGCGGTCGGGGTGCAGGGTGTCCTGGACGGCGAAGCCCTCGCGGAGGAACTCGGGGTTCCAGGCGAGTTCCACCTCCTCGCCGGCGGGGGCGAGTTCGGCCAGCTTGCGGGCGAGACGGGCGGCGCTGCCGACCGGCACGGTGGACTTGCCGACGACGAGCGCGGGACGGGTCAGCCGCGGGGCGAGCGAGGCGATCGCGGCGTCCACGTACGACATGTCGCACGCGTACTCGCCGTGCTTCTGCGGGGTGTTGACGCAGACGAAGTGGACGTCGCCGAACTCGCCGACCTCGTCCCAGGAGGTGGTGAACCGCAGCCGCCCGCTGGACCCCTCCAGTCCCGCGACGTGCTTGCGCAGCAGTTCTTCCAGCCCCGGCTCGTACATGGGCACCTCGGCCCGTCCGAGCATCTCGACCTTCTCCGGGACCACGTCGAGGCCCAGCACTTCGAAGCCGAGCTCGGCCATGGCCGCCGCGTGGGTGGCGCCGAGGTAGCCGGTGCCGATCACAGTGATCTTGGGGGCCATGCGTGCTCCAGGTACGTACGGGCGTGCTGACTGCGTGGCCCGAGCATAGTCCGGGGCGGTCGGGGGAAGATTCCCCATGATCCGTCGCTGTCGGCAAGCTCACGTATCCCCGGCCGGGCCGGCGCCCCTAGAATCACGGTTACTAAACGGTAGTTAACGCTCTGGGGAGTTCGCCTTGGCGGGAAACAAGGACTTCGACCTGTACCGGCCGTCCGAGGAGCACGACGAGCTCCGCAAGGTCGTTCGCTCGCTCGCCGAGGCGAAGATCGCGCCGTTCGCCGCGGAGGTGGACGAGGAGGGCCGCTTTCCGCAGGAAGCGCTCGACGCGCTGACGGCGGCCGATCTGCACGCGGTGCACGTACCCGAGGAGTTCGGCGGCGCGGGCGCCGACGCCCTCGCGACGGTGATCGTCATCGAGGAGGTGGCCCGCGTCTGCGCCTCCTCCTCCCTCATCCCGGCGGTCAACAAGCTCGGCTCGCTGCCGGTCGTGCTGTCCGGCTCCGAGGAGCTGAAGAAGAAGTACCTGGGCCCGCTCGCCAAGGGCGACGGGATGTTCTCGTACTGCCTCAGCGAGCCCGACGCCGGCTCGGACGCGGCCGGCATGAAGACGCGCGCCGTGCGCGACGGCGACTTCTGGGTGCTCAACGGCGTCAAGCGCTGGATCACCAACGCGGGCGTCAGCGAGTACTACACGGTCATGGCCGTGACCGACCCGGAGAAGCGCTCCAAGGGCATCTCCGCGTTCGTCGTCGAGAAGTCCGACGCCGGCGTCTCCTTCGGCGCTCCGGAGAAGAAGCTCGGCATCAAGGGCTCGCCGACCCGCGAGGTCTACCTCGACAACGTCCGCATCCCCGCCGACCGCATGATCGGCGAGGAGGGCACGGGCTTCGCCACGGCGATGAAGACCCTGGACCACACCCGCATCACCATCGCGGCGCAGGCCCTCGGTA is a window from the Streptomyces mobaraensis genome containing:
- a CDS encoding dipeptidase, whose amino-acid sequence is MTEALDRARELLAAHPIVDGHNDLPWALREQVSYDLDRRDIATDQSAAGLHTDIPRLRAGGVGAQFWSVYVRSDMAGDDAVSATLEQIDVVRRLADRHPADLRLAYTADDMEAARAEGRIASLMGAEGGHSINCSLATLRALYALGVRYMTLTHNDNIPWADSATDEPRAGGLTRFGEEVVREMNRLGMLVDLSHVSADTMRDALRVTEAPVVFSHSSARAVCDHPRNVPDDVLAALPANGGVAMVTFVPKFVLPEAVAWTLAADENMRAHGFHHLDTTPEAMAVHQAFEAGHPRPVATAATVADHLDHMREVAGVDHIGIGGDFDGTAFTPSDLADVAGYPNLIAELLRRGWSEADIAKLTWGNAVRVLRDAEAVSREVSGRRGPSIATIGELDG
- a CDS encoding UDP-glucose dehydrogenase family protein; the protein is MAPKITVIGTGYLGATHAAAMAELGFEVLGLDVVPEKVEMLGRAEVPMYEPGLEELLRKHVAGLEGSSGRLRFTTSWDEVGEFGDVHFVCVNTPQKHGEYACDMSYVDAAIASLAPRLTRPALVVGKSTVPVGSAARLARKLAELAPAGEEVELAWNPEFLREGFAVQDTLHPDRIVIGVEGERAEKVLREVYATPIGEGSPFVVTDYPTAELVKTAANSFLATKISFINAMAEVCEAADGDVAKLAEAIGHDERIGKKFLRAGIGFGGGCLPKDIRAFMARAGELGADQALTFLREVDSINMRRRGHMVELAREAVGGGFLGRRVAVLGATFKPDSDDVRDSPALNVAGQIHLQGGQVTVYDPKGMENARRVFPTLGYAASALEACRGAHVVLHLTEWAEFRELDPAALREVVASPQILDGRNALHADAWRAAGWTFRAMGRPRA
- a CDS encoding 5-(carboxyamino)imidazole ribonucleotide synthase, whose amino-acid sequence is MTFPVVGMVGGGQLARMTHEAGIPLGIRFKLLSDTPQDSAAQVANEVVVGDYRDLDTLRAFAQGCDVITFDHEHVPTEHLRALEADGIPVRPGPDALVHAQDKGVMRAKLTEIGVPCPRHRIVVDPADVERFAAEGEGWPVVVKTVRGGYDGKGVWVVRDAAGAEDAFRAGVPVLAEEKVDFVRELAANVVRSPHGQAVAYPVVESIQVNGVCDTVIAPAPDLSAQLSAEAQRLALRIAQELGVVGHLAVELFETRDGRILVNELAMRPHNSGHWTQDGAVTSQFANHVRAVLDLPLGDPRPRARWTVMANVLGGDYPDMYSAYLHCMARDPGLKIHMYGKDVKPGRKVGHVTTYGDDLDDVRDRAAHAAGYLRGTITE
- a CDS encoding GtrA family protein: MSHRRAVRSRLERLVREIAKFGAIGAVGFVVNTVIFNMCRHSGLAVVRSGVIATCFAIAANYVGNRYWTYRDCDKSRRSRELTLFLLFSGVGLVIENGILALSHYGFGFTSTVADNIAKNVVGLGIGTVFRFWSYRTWVFKRLPVTQATVEAAESFLAQAPAASAAASSGPEIPRQRHRASSTRS
- the purE gene encoding 5-(carboxyamino)imidazole ribonucleotide mutase, yielding MSSSPGAPVVGIVMGSDSDWPVMEAAAEALAEFDVPYEVDVVSAHRMPREMVAYGERAAGRGLKAIIAGAGGAAHLPGMLASVTTLPVIGVPVPLKYLDGMDSLLSIVQMPAGVPVATVSVGGARNAGLLAVRMLAAHDPGLSARMSRFQEELNEQATEKGRRLRAKAQGDTGFGFGK
- a CDS encoding acyl-CoA dehydrogenase family protein, translated to MAGNKDFDLYRPSEEHDELRKVVRSLAEAKIAPFAAEVDEEGRFPQEALDALTAADLHAVHVPEEFGGAGADALATVIVIEEVARVCASSSLIPAVNKLGSLPVVLSGSEELKKKYLGPLAKGDGMFSYCLSEPDAGSDAAGMKTRAVRDGDFWVLNGVKRWITNAGVSEYYTVMAVTDPEKRSKGISAFVVEKSDAGVSFGAPEKKLGIKGSPTREVYLDNVRIPADRMIGEEGTGFATAMKTLDHTRITIAAQALGIAQGALDYAKGYVQERKQFGKPIGDFQGVQFMLADMAMKLEAARQLTYAAAAKSERLDDDLTFHGAAAKCFASDAAMEITTDAVQLLGGYGYTRDYPLERMMRDAKITQIYEGTNQVQRIVMARNLP